Proteins from one Chitinophaga oryzae genomic window:
- a CDS encoding S8 family serine peptidase, translating to MKIVNLFAACMLFATFVSCKRTESVLQGGQPSATEGVVPKSVINALVFENLNRTGRFDWTMVSDSVVWSALVQGDSILSVGFQPAGTADISREIDKINVNAGDWQDARQKVLSLITETEKYKGDTKLEKGLVTYQSPKLPVFYVKASRFATVKALRASALVRYAEPVGYARYMQVQPASGGSTSSSMLTFGCDSNLANTSLVPGVDYTNITPGAKQSWNYANHNIPQAWTQSTGANVKIMLIDTGVSPTQDNLGSNFNQGASSGRTIEKINTFPGGTPADVCGHGTKMAGVIAAPRGTGGNSAGIAYNSNLITVHAAENVVILSPESVQGIGDAYVLGGDNAAVKIISMSMGSLFSFGHVTDGIRYAYNKGKLMFCAAGTTNSTFGPFLGVVYPATMPEVQAVTGVKDNGTSPCEDCHSGREVAFDIIMEKSTTGRNPLTTAATGNAPSTVGGSSVATASCAAIAALVWSKYPTYSRDSILARMRRASSFYDNKHGQLGWGVVDAQKAVGN from the coding sequence ATGAAAATTGTTAATTTATTTGCAGCTTGTATGCTTTTTGCCACGTTTGTTTCCTGTAAAAGAACAGAGTCCGTCCTGCAGGGGGGCCAGCCTTCGGCCACAGAAGGTGTTGTACCAAAATCTGTCATCAATGCGCTGGTATTTGAAAATCTCAACAGGACCGGCCGTTTCGACTGGACGATGGTGAGCGACAGCGTTGTCTGGAGCGCGCTGGTACAGGGCGATAGTATCCTGTCTGTCGGCTTCCAGCCCGCCGGTACTGCCGATATCAGCCGGGAGATCGACAAAATCAATGTTAACGCCGGCGACTGGCAGGATGCCCGTCAGAAGGTGTTAAGTCTTATCACGGAGACAGAAAAGTATAAAGGAGATACCAAGCTGGAGAAGGGACTGGTGACCTATCAGTCGCCCAAACTGCCGGTGTTTTATGTAAAGGCCAGCCGCTTCGCCACGGTGAAAGCGCTGCGCGCCTCCGCGCTGGTAAGATATGCCGAGCCGGTAGGGTATGCCCGTTATATGCAGGTGCAACCTGCGTCCGGCGGATCTACCAGCAGCTCCATGCTTACCTTTGGTTGTGACTCCAACCTGGCCAACACATCGCTGGTTCCCGGTGTGGACTATACGAATATTACGCCCGGCGCCAAACAGTCGTGGAACTACGCCAATCACAATATCCCGCAGGCCTGGACACAATCCACCGGCGCCAACGTCAAGATCATGCTGATAGATACCGGTGTGAGCCCCACACAGGATAACCTGGGCAGTAACTTCAACCAGGGCGCCTCTTCCGGCCGTACCATCGAGAAAATCAACACTTTCCCCGGCGGCACGCCGGCGGACGTGTGCGGCCATGGTACCAAAATGGCAGGTGTTATTGCGGCGCCCCGCGGCACCGGTGGCAACAGCGCCGGTATCGCTTATAACAGCAACCTGATCACCGTACATGCAGCGGAAAACGTGGTGATTCTTTCCCCCGAGTCAGTGCAGGGTATCGGTGACGCCTATGTGCTGGGCGGCGACAATGCAGCTGTGAAAATCATCAGCATGAGCATGGGCTCCCTGTTTTCTTTCGGTCACGTGACAGACGGTATCCGTTATGCCTATAACAAGGGTAAACTGATGTTCTGTGCGGCGGGTACCACCAACTCTACTTTCGGTCCTTTCCTGGGCGTGGTTTATCCTGCTACCATGCCGGAAGTGCAGGCGGTGACCGGCGTGAAGGATAATGGCACTTCTCCCTGCGAGGACTGTCACTCCGGCCGTGAAGTGGCTTTTGACATTATCATGGAAAAATCCACTACCGGCAGAAATCCCCTGACCACTGCGGCCACCGGCAACGCGCCGTCAACCGTGGGCGGTTCTTCTGTGGCTACCGCCAGCTGTGCGGCCATCGCGGCGCTGGTATGGAGCAAATACCCCACATACTCCCGCGACAGCATCCTTGCCCGTATGCGTCGCGCTTCCAGCTTCTATGATAATAAACACGGCCAGCTCGGCTGGGGCGTGGTAGATGCCCAGAAAGCAGTAGGTAATTGA
- a CDS encoding class I lanthipeptide — protein sequence MKKKATIGKKMSFNKTTIAQLNTFQQTLIAGGMLPITRQIECLETRQATCVTIPYTQEVCVFC from the coding sequence ATGAAGAAAAAAGCAACGATTGGAAAAAAAATGTCTTTCAACAAGACAACTATTGCCCAACTGAACACATTCCAGCAAACCCTGATTGCTGGTGGTATGCTGCCTATTACCAGGCAAATCGAATGTCTCGAGACAAGGCAAGCCACCTGTGTGACTATTCCCTACACGCAGGAAGTCTGTGTGTTTTGCTGA
- a CDS encoding class I lanthipeptide — translation MKKKTTIAKKMSFNKTTIARLNPQQQAEIAGGIPTTTITLSKVCRETNYETCNTFPYTQEICVFC, via the coding sequence ATGAAAAAGAAGACAACGATTGCCAAAAAAATGTCTTTTAACAAGACAACTATTGCCCGGCTGAACCCGCAGCAGCAGGCAGAAATCGCCGGTGGCATACCCACCACCACTATCACTCTCTCAAAAGTATGCAGGGAAACTAATTACGAGACTTGTAACACGTTCCCTTATACGCAGGAAATCTGTGTATTCTGCTAA
- a CDS encoding SDR family oxidoreductase: protein MGRNDLKGKVVLIAGGAKNLGGLLSRELAKKGAKIVIHYNSDSTKADADKTLEDIKAAGGEAVLFQADLTNVENIRILFNEARKQWGGIDIAINTVGKVLKKPFSDTTEAEYDSMFDINSKVAYFFIQEAGKQINDNGKICTIVTSLLAAFTGLYSTYAGGKAPVEHYTRAASKEYGARGISVTAVAPGPMDTPFFYGQETDDAVAYHKSASALGGLTKIEDIAPLVEFLVTDGWWITGQTIFANGGYTTR, encoded by the coding sequence ATGGGAAGAAACGACCTCAAAGGAAAAGTTGTGCTTATCGCAGGCGGAGCAAAGAACCTGGGCGGCCTGCTGAGCCGGGAACTGGCAAAAAAAGGCGCTAAAATTGTCATCCACTACAACAGTGACAGCACTAAAGCGGACGCCGACAAAACACTGGAAGATATCAAGGCTGCCGGTGGTGAAGCGGTCCTGTTCCAGGCAGATCTCACCAACGTGGAAAATATCCGCATACTCTTCAACGAAGCCCGTAAACAATGGGGCGGGATAGATATTGCTATCAATACTGTCGGCAAAGTACTGAAGAAACCTTTCTCCGATACTACAGAAGCGGAGTATGACAGCATGTTCGATATCAACTCTAAAGTGGCCTATTTCTTTATACAGGAAGCAGGTAAACAGATCAACGATAATGGTAAGATATGCACCATTGTGACCTCGTTGCTGGCGGCGTTCACCGGTTTATATTCCACCTATGCCGGTGGTAAAGCGCCGGTGGAACACTATACCCGCGCTGCCTCCAAGGAATATGGCGCCCGTGGCATCTCTGTAACGGCGGTAGCGCCCGGCCCGATGGATACGCCGTTCTTTTATGGCCAGGAGACAGACGACGCGGTGGCGTACCACAAATCGGCTTCGGCGCTGGGCGGACTGACGAAGATAGAAGATATTGCGCCGCTGGTGGAGTTCCTGGTAACGGACGGCTGGTGGATCACAGGGCAGACCATTTTTGCCAACGGTGGTTATACGACAAGATAA
- a CDS encoding helix-turn-helix domain-containing protein — protein sequence MKQSEKITQSYFAFLDKHIAEVISGEAPQFLELNQIASALFVSHAHLTATIQQTMGHHPCHFYDQKIVDAARKMLAETDKPVAEIANVLTYDPSNFSKFFKKMTGQTPGQYRSSVR from the coding sequence ATGAAGCAAAGTGAAAAAATTACGCAGTCATATTTCGCTTTTTTAGATAAACATATTGCTGAAGTTATCAGCGGCGAAGCGCCGCAGTTCCTGGAGCTCAATCAGATCGCCAGCGCATTGTTCGTGTCGCACGCCCATCTGACCGCTACCATACAGCAAACGATGGGGCATCACCCCTGTCACTTTTATGATCAGAAGATTGTTGATGCCGCCCGGAAAATGCTGGCTGAAACGGACAAGCCGGTGGCGGAAATAGCCAATGTATTAACCTACGATCCTTCCAATTTCTCCAAGTTTTTTAAAAAAATGACGGGACAGACACCGGGGCAATACCGGTCTTCTGTCCGCTGA
- a CDS encoding MBL fold metallo-hydrolase produces the protein MKKIIPLILACISALATDSVAQPLQIQLIRSATVKITINHRRLLTDPILADKGTEPPIFFADERKNPTIDLPFHRDSVLKDIDAILLTHYHPDHFDGAAEKYVPKDMLIFCQPGDDAKLKEKGFTNTRVIDSSVTWEGISFRRFLSSHYPGANGEPPFGISSSYYLQSPDGSLFITGDAILDDKLKASLTTTQPPIVIANTGECHFTRENPVLAPGITMTLTTGELKAITRLLPATTVIAVHMDAINHCSLSKADLRRFVAGEKLQKRIRVPQEGETVLH, from the coding sequence ATGAAGAAAATCATCCCGCTGATACTCGCCTGTATCAGTGCCCTGGCAACAGATAGCGTGGCTCAACCTTTACAGATTCAGCTGATCCGGAGTGCCACAGTGAAGATCACCATCAACCACCGGCGCCTTCTAACCGATCCCATACTGGCCGATAAAGGTACCGAGCCTCCCATTTTCTTTGCAGACGAACGGAAGAATCCAACGATTGACCTGCCTTTTCACCGCGACAGCGTACTGAAAGACATTGATGCCATACTGCTGACCCACTATCACCCCGACCACTTCGATGGCGCTGCAGAAAAGTATGTTCCTAAAGACATGCTGATCTTCTGTCAACCCGGAGATGATGCTAAACTGAAAGAAAAAGGATTTACCAATACGCGTGTGATAGATAGCTCGGTTACCTGGGAAGGCATCTCCTTCCGCCGGTTCCTGTCGAGCCATTACCCCGGAGCAAACGGAGAACCGCCTTTCGGCATCTCCTCCTCCTACTATCTGCAAAGTCCTGATGGCTCCCTGTTCATCACCGGCGACGCTATTCTCGATGATAAATTAAAGGCGTCGCTCACCACCACACAGCCTCCCATCGTGATCGCCAACACCGGCGAATGCCACTTTACCCGTGAGAACCCCGTGCTGGCGCCCGGTATCACCATGACACTCACCACCGGTGAACTGAAAGCCATCACCCGGCTGTTGCCTGCCACCACCGTAATAGCGGTACATATGGACGCCATCAACCATTGCAGCCTGAGCAAGGCAGACCTGCGCCGGTTTGTGGCCGGAGAAAAACTGCAAAAGCGGATAAGGGTGCCACAGGAAGGTGAGACGGTACTTCACTGA
- a CDS encoding winged helix-turn-helix transcriptional regulator, whose amino-acid sequence MRDPRLHCPLTVAVKAISGKWKLYILSMLSDGTPKRYTELLKSTCENLTEKMLTSQLRELEKDGIITRKIYPEVPPRVEYMLTASGEKLCAIFEPLYEWGVDYMKTQRHEKLAWLEMGLRELS is encoded by the coding sequence ATGAGAGATCCGAGATTACACTGTCCGCTGACAGTGGCGGTAAAAGCCATCAGTGGTAAATGGAAGCTGTACATATTAAGTATGCTGTCGGATGGAACGCCGAAGAGATATACAGAATTGCTGAAAAGCACCTGTGAAAACCTCACGGAGAAAATGCTTACCAGCCAGTTGCGGGAACTGGAAAAAGACGGTATTATCACCCGGAAAATATACCCCGAAGTACCACCGAGAGTGGAGTATATGCTGACGGCGTCGGGGGAGAAGCTGTGCGCTATTTTCGAACCGTTGTACGAATGGGGGGTAGACTATATGAAAACGCAGCGCCATGAAAAGTTGGCCTGGCTGGAAATGGGATTGCGCGAGCTTTCCTGA
- a CDS encoding class I lanthipeptide, which translates to MKKKKMTAEKKLHFGKSAVAVLSASEKEMLAGGLPPVTLDRKCQTYWDTCSTYPYTSPECIPC; encoded by the coding sequence ATGAAAAAGAAAAAAATGACCGCAGAAAAGAAGCTGCACTTCGGCAAATCTGCCGTAGCCGTACTCTCTGCTTCTGAAAAAGAAATGCTGGCCGGCGGCCTTCCACCGGTAACGCTGGACAGGAAATGTCAGACTTACTGGGATACCTGTAGTACATATCCTTACACCAGCCCGGAATGTATTCCCTGTTAA
- a CDS encoding sterol desaturase family protein, producing the protein MQTLTEAVARIFSLGALRYFILAGIPFILFYLIYPARWKQQKIQRREASPKDFFREIWHSMQSTLVFSIISVTILFTPLRQYTLVYTHIGDFPVWYIGVSLLLSLVVHDTYFYWMHRLLHHPVLFKATHLVHHKSTNPSPWTSYSFHLLEAVAEGGILVVIVCIMPMHPLTVLLFTVSGFIINVYGHLGYEIMPRGFRRSWLFEVLNTSVHHNLHHSRFKGNYGLYFRIWDRVMGTEHPNYVSEYDRLQAQRFGERPVVSGSKTPARVADFQ; encoded by the coding sequence ATGCAAACACTGACCGAAGCGGTGGCCCGTATTTTCAGCCTGGGGGCGCTGCGCTATTTTATATTGGCTGGCATCCCTTTTATCTTATTTTATCTGATATATCCCGCCCGGTGGAAGCAACAAAAAATTCAGCGGCGGGAAGCCTCCCCGAAAGATTTTTTCCGGGAGATCTGGCATTCTATGCAAAGTACGCTGGTGTTCAGCATTATCTCTGTGACGATATTATTTACGCCGCTGCGGCAGTATACGCTGGTATACACGCATATCGGTGATTTTCCGGTATGGTACATCGGCGTAAGCCTGCTGCTCAGCCTTGTAGTGCACGATACCTACTTTTACTGGATGCACCGGCTGTTGCATCATCCGGTATTGTTTAAAGCCACGCACCTGGTGCATCATAAAAGCACTAATCCCTCTCCCTGGACTTCCTACAGCTTTCACTTGCTGGAAGCGGTGGCAGAAGGAGGGATACTGGTGGTGATTGTCTGTATCATGCCGATGCACCCGTTGACTGTCCTGCTGTTTACCGTTTCCGGTTTTATTATCAACGTATACGGCCATCTGGGCTATGAGATCATGCCCCGCGGTTTCCGCCGCAGCTGGCTGTTTGAGGTACTCAATACATCCGTACATCACAACCTGCATCACAGTCGCTTTAAAGGCAACTACGGCCTGTATTTTCGTATATGGGACCGCGTGATGGGCACCGAGCACCCGAATTACGTCAGTGAGTATGACCGGCTGCAGGCACAGCGTTTTGGAGAGCGGCCGGTGGTCAGCGGAAGTAAAACGCCAGCGCGGGTAGCGGATTTTCAGTGA
- a CDS encoding universal stress protein has translation MKTIVVATDFSAAALNAAYYATDMAKATGKQVLLLHVYTLPVSYAEVPVAFNADQLMQDIQQELDKLQALLAERVAGAVVVNTLLKIGTFYTELKAVCDQEAPYLVVMGSQGTTAAERMLLGSHAVAAMKNLPWPLITVPPACTFNGIKKMGLACDLDEVAATVPVSLLELFVIDFRAELHVLNIKEKREHIATILQETSALYDMLEPLRPEYHYSVHPKVVDSITEAVDELGLDLLIVLPKRHDWLYQLTHTSHTKQLTLRSPVPVMALQASER, from the coding sequence ATGAAGACAATCGTTGTTGCAACAGACTTTTCCGCGGCTGCCCTGAATGCAGCGTATTACGCAACAGACATGGCAAAGGCAACAGGTAAGCAGGTATTGTTGTTACATGTTTATACGTTACCGGTGTCTTATGCAGAGGTACCGGTGGCATTTAATGCGGACCAGTTGATGCAGGACATCCAGCAGGAACTGGACAAATTGCAGGCGCTGCTGGCCGAGCGGGTGGCAGGCGCGGTGGTAGTGAACACGTTGCTGAAGATAGGCACTTTTTATACGGAATTGAAGGCGGTGTGTGACCAGGAAGCCCCCTACCTGGTCGTAATGGGGAGCCAGGGTACGACGGCAGCAGAACGGATGCTGCTGGGCAGTCATGCGGTGGCAGCCATGAAAAACCTGCCATGGCCGCTGATCACCGTGCCACCTGCCTGTACGTTTAACGGCATTAAGAAGATGGGATTGGCCTGTGACCTGGACGAAGTGGCGGCAACCGTTCCGGTATCCCTGCTGGAGCTGTTTGTCATCGATTTTCGTGCGGAATTGCATGTACTGAACATCAAGGAAAAAAGAGAGCATATCGCCACCATCCTGCAGGAGACCAGTGCGTTGTACGATATGCTGGAGCCGTTGCGGCCTGAGTATCATTACAGCGTTCATCCAAAGGTGGTTGACAGTATTACCGAAGCCGTAGACGAGCTGGGGCTGGACCTGCTGATCGTATTGCCGAAGCGGCATGACTGGTTGTATCAGTTGACCCATACCAGTCATACCAAACAGCTGACCTTGCGTAGCCCGGTGCCCGTGATGGCGTTGCAGGCGAGTGAGCGATAA
- a CDS encoding Crp/Fnr family transcriptional regulator, translating to MAVSIEALQQLLQQLNGIPAAELTPLFAITRQVKLEAGETYIREGDTARKLAWLQQGIIRAYAVRRNGDEATLFLRWEGQFIASHDTIIRQQPARFIYRALEDTVMVEIDYNQLDGVLRDNTRLEPLRSYFLQMMLAEALDSIEAFVTLSPEERYLQLLDSRGDIVNRVPDKYIASMLGVTPVSLSRIRKRIHSRGKQ from the coding sequence ATGGCGGTTTCTATTGAAGCATTACAACAACTGTTACAACAACTGAACGGTATTCCGGCCGCTGAACTTACGCCGTTGTTTGCCATCACCCGGCAAGTGAAACTGGAGGCGGGAGAAACGTATATCCGTGAGGGTGATACCGCCCGGAAACTGGCCTGGCTGCAGCAGGGTATCATCCGGGCATATGCGGTGCGGCGTAACGGGGACGAGGCTACGTTGTTTCTCCGTTGGGAAGGGCAGTTTATCGCTTCACATGATACGATTATCCGCCAGCAGCCCGCCCGGTTTATTTACCGGGCGCTGGAAGATACCGTGATGGTGGAAATCGACTATAATCAGCTGGACGGGGTATTGCGTGACAATACCCGGCTGGAGCCACTGCGTAGTTATTTTTTACAGATGATGCTGGCAGAAGCGCTGGACTCTATTGAGGCGTTTGTGACGCTGTCGCCGGAAGAGCGTTATCTGCAATTGCTGGATAGCCGCGGCGATATCGTGAACCGCGTGCCGGATAAATATATCGCTTCCATGCTGGGAGTGACGCCGGTATCCCTCAGCCGCATCAGGAAGAGAATACACAGCCGGGGCAAACAGTGA